The DNA window GGAAAACGGATCGGGTGCGGATTTGCGGGCAGGCCGCGCAAAGGCCCTTTCCTCGTCCTCGAGGTCGAACACGACGGGACGGCGGGTCATCTCAGGCGATCTCCCAGCAGGAATTCGGCGGCCTTGTCGAGCCGGATATGCGGCGGCCCCTCGCCCGGTTTCATCGTCAGCCGGGCCGGGGCGAAATGCATGACCTGGTAATCGCCGTCGAGCCAGTCCTCGACCCCCTCGCGCGCCGGTGCCAGCAACAGCGCCGGATCCTCGGGCAGCTCGCCCGGGTAAAGCGCGGCCTGCCGCCCCGTCGACATCAGCGTGCCGCGCACGCAGTCATAGCTTTCGCCGCGCTGCTCGCGGGTTTCCTCGACCGTCGCCCGAAGCGCGGCAATGGCCATCGCGGCGGTCTCGGCGCCCGCGAAATCGGCCCGCCGCCGCGCCTCCTTCATCAGGGCCTGCATGACCGAGGTCAGCCGCGCATGCTGGGAATGGTGCAGATGGTCGGCCTTGGTCGCGGCAAACAGGATCTTCTCGACCCGCCGGCCGGTCAGGAAGCGCGTGAGCCAGGCATTGCGGCCGGGCCGGAACGCGCCGAGGATCTCGGTCATCGCGCGGCGCAGATCCTCGACCGCGCGCGGCCCGGCATGGATGGCGCCCAGCGCATCGACCAGCACCACCTGCCGGTCGATCCTCGAGAAATGATCGCGGAAGAAGGGTTTGACCACCTCGCGCTTGTAGGCCTCGTAGCGGCGCTCCATCTCGCGCCAGAGACTGCCGCGGGGCGTGCTGCCGCCCGGTACCGGCAGGGGCGCGAAGGTCAGGACGGGCGAGCCCGCCATCTCGCCCGGCAACAGGAACCGTCCCGGGGTGCAGTCGGAAAAGCCCGCCTCGCGCGCGATGTTCAGCGCCTCGGTGAAGCGCGCGGCCAGCATCTGTGCCGTCGCCTCCTCGAAGGGCGCGCCCGAATCGATCCCGGCCAGCGCCGCCAGAAAACCCTCCGAGCCCGGTCGCTGGTCGAGCCTACCCAGCGTCTCGGCCGCCCATTCGGCATAATCCTTGTCCATCAACGCCAGATCGAGCAGCCATTCGCCGGGATAATCGACGATATCGACATGGATCGTGCGCGGGCCGGTCACCGCCCCGAAGATGCTGCCAAACCCGCCGGGCCGCACCTTCAAGGACAGCCGCAATTCCGAGACGGCGCGGGTCGAATCGGGCCAGCGCGGCTCCGAGCCGGTCATCGCCGCCAGATGCGTCTCGTAGTCGAAACGCGGCACGGTATTGTCGGGCTGCGGCCTGAGATAGGCCGAGACAATCGCCCCCGAAGCGGCGGCGCGCAGCTGCGGCATCCGCCCCCGGTCGAGCAGGTTCGCCACCAGCGAGGTGATGAACACGGTCTTGCCCGCACGCGAAAGGCCGGTCACGCCCAGCCGCAGCACGGGTTCCATGAAGGTCTCGGAGACCGAGGCGGCGATGCCTTCGACGCCGCGTGTCACTCCATCCGCCAGATCGCCGATGCGCAAGATCGCTCCTTTCGAGGTCCGGACGCTCCTGTCGAAGTCCGGGTGACAGTTAATCACGCCGCGCCGCCACTGCCAGCCCCCAAGCGGCCCGATTGCCAAGGAAGGATTGTCGCGGTAACCGGGGCGCCATGCCCCGCTATGCGTTGAAACTCGAATATGACGGCAGGCCGTTTTCCGGCTGGCAACGCCAGGCCGACCGCCCCTCGGTGCAGGGAGCGGTCGAGGCGGCGCTGGCGCGGCTGGAACGGGATGTGCCCTCGATCTCGGCGGCCGGGCGCACCGATGCGGGCGTGCATGCGCTGGGTCAGGTCGCGCATTGCGACCTGGCGAAGGACTGGGACCCGTTCCGCCTGTCAGAAGCGCTGAACCACCATCTGAAACCGCATCCGGTCGCGGTGGTCGCCTGCGCCGCCGTGCCCGACGGGTTCCATGCCCGGTTCTCGGCGCAGGAAAGGCGCTATCTGTTCCGGCTGGTCTCGCGCCGGGCGCCTTTGGTGCATGACCGGGGCCGCCTCTGGCGGGTGAACCATCCGCTGGCGCTTGCCCCGATGCAGGAGGCCGCCCGGCATCTTCTGGGCCGGCACGATTTCACCACCTTCCGCGCCTCGCTGTGTCAGGCTGCCTCGCCGCTCAAGACGCTCGACGCGCTCGAGATCGAGGAAGTCGATTATCCCGGCGGGCGCGAGTTCCGCTTCCATGTCCGCGCCCGCAGCTTCCTGCACAATCAGGTGCGCAGCTTCGTCGGCACGCTGGAACGGGTCGGCGCCGGTGCCTGGGCGCCGGAGGACGTCAAGGCCGCCCTCGAGGCCCGAGACCGCGCCGCCTGCGGCCCGGTCTGTCCGCCCGACGGGCTATACCTCGCCGCAGCCCGCTACGACCCGTCGCCTTTCGACAGCTGATCCCCGCAAGCTGCCCCTGCGGGCCACCGCCTCACAGATCGTATCCCACAGTGTCACCGCCCGGCGGCTCGCCGCCGGATGCGAAAGCCTGCGTCAAACGGCCGGACACCCTCGATCAGCCCCTTTCAACCGGCGAGATGCCCGCGCGTCCCGAACCCATATGCCGGCAACGGCGGTCCCCATACACGCAATGCGCCCGGCCGCATCTATGCCCGCTTTCAACGCGCGCCGCATCGCCAGCCGCGCCCCCGCGCATCGCCTTCCGGAAACCGGATCCGAGATCGCCTGACCGGACGTGACGGATGCCGGCGCCAGCGGAAGGCCATTCCGGCCCGAGGGAAACCGGCATTGCCCCTGTCTTTTCAGCGCCCGAACCCGCGGCCATATCGACATGCAGGGGCAAGGCGCCGGCCTGTTTCGCAAGACAACAGGGCCCGGCATCGCGGGACGCTCCAAGCTGTCGCTTTCTCGGCATGGGATACCGGGGCGTCGTTTCGCCGGAAGACCTCGTGCCCCCAAGCGGAACCGATGAGACCCGAGTGCCACGTCGCCGAGGCGCGCCTGACACATATTGCCTTCAGCTCCATGCAACCCAGGCGCCGAAACGGAACGGCGGCCGGCCCTGGAGACAAACCGTCACGCGCCAGCCCCCGTTGCTTTCGCAACTTGATCGCGCATGCCGCATTGTGCATCCTTGCAGCGTTTTCACCATTCTCTTCAGATCAGCTCTTTCCGGACATATTATGTCGCCAGAAAACGCCTTTCCGTCCCGCTACCGGCGGGTCCTTTTCACGTATCTTCCCATTTTCCTGGTGATGCTCGGCTGCGGCGTCACGATCTGGAAGGCCGCCGGCGCGGACGGGCCGTCGCGGCAACTGGACACGGCCTGGCTGATCGCGGGAACCGAGTGCCTTTTCAGGGGGATGTCGCCCTATGACATCGGCAGTTTCACCGCCTGCTGGGCCGACAGCCTGGATCGGGCCTATATGGCGCCCTTCGTCTTTCCACCCACCATCTTCCTGGTTTCCTTTCCGATGGGACTGCTGCCCGAGGCCAGTGCCAAGCTGTACTGGAGCATCCTGGGGGCCGCGAGCGTTCCGCTTTTTGCGCTGGCCCTGTGGCAGGTCGCGCGGGTCACCGAGGTGGAGGGCCCGGCCCGGCTTCTGCGC is part of the Rhodovulum sp. MB263 genome and encodes:
- a CDS encoding YcjX family protein, with the translated sequence MRIGDLADGVTRGVEGIAASVSETFMEPVLRLGVTGLSRAGKTVFITSLVANLLDRGRMPQLRAAASGAIVSAYLRPQPDNTVPRFDYETHLAAMTGSEPRWPDSTRAVSELRLSLKVRPGGFGSIFGAVTGPRTIHVDIVDYPGEWLLDLALMDKDYAEWAAETLGRLDQRPGSEGFLAALAGIDSGAPFEEATAQMLAARFTEALNIAREAGFSDCTPGRFLLPGEMAGSPVLTFAPLPVPGGSTPRGSLWREMERRYEAYKREVVKPFFRDHFSRIDRQVVLVDALGAIHAGPRAVEDLRRAMTEILGAFRPGRNAWLTRFLTGRRVEKILFAATKADHLHHSQHARLTSVMQALMKEARRRADFAGAETAAMAIAALRATVEETREQRGESYDCVRGTLMSTGRQAALYPGELPEDPALLLAPAREGVEDWLDGDYQVMHFAPARLTMKPGEGPPHIRLDKAAEFLLGDRLR
- the truA gene encoding tRNA pseudouridine(38-40) synthase TruA, which encodes MPRYALKLEYDGRPFSGWQRQADRPSVQGAVEAALARLERDVPSISAAGRTDAGVHALGQVAHCDLAKDWDPFRLSEALNHHLKPHPVAVVACAAVPDGFHARFSAQERRYLFRLVSRRAPLVHDRGRLWRVNHPLALAPMQEAARHLLGRHDFTTFRASLCQAASPLKTLDALEIEEVDYPGGREFRFHVRARSFLHNQVRSFVGTLERVGAGAWAPEDVKAALEARDRAACGPVCPPDGLYLAAARYDPSPFDS